The sequence below is a genomic window from Mycobacterium spongiae.
CTGGATGGCCTCCCGTAGCTCATCGACCAGCTGAGAATTCAGGGCATTGCGGCGCTCGGCGCGCTGCAGCTCAATGGTCATCACGGCTTCTACCTGAGTGATACCGATCATGAAGCAAGCCTATATAGCCTCAACGCGTGCGCCATATCACGACCGACCAGCTCCGAGACGCAGTGCTCGACGCGGGCTCTTTCCTCAGCTGGGACACCCAGCCGGTTGCGGTGCCGACAAGCGAGTCCTATGCCCAGGAGCTCGCCGCGGCGCGAACGGCAACCGGCCGCGACGAGTCGGTCTTGACTGGCGAAGGACTCGTATTCGGACGCCGGGTGGCCGTGGTGGTCTGCGACTTCGCCTTCCTGGGCGGCTCGATCGGGGTGGCGGCGGCCGAACGGATCACCGCCGCAGTGCAGCGCGCAACGTCCGAGCGGCTGCCACTGTTGGCGTCGCCGAGTTCCGGGGGCACCCGAATGCAGGAGGGCACGGTGGCGTTCCTGCAGATGGTGAAGATCACCGCGGCCGTGCGACTGCATCGGCAAGCCCATCTGCCCTACCTCGTCTACCTGCGCAATCCGACCACGGGCGGAGTGTTTGCGTCGTGGGGTTCGCTGGGCCATGTGACGATCGCCGAGCCGCACGCCTTGGTCGGCTTTCTGGGGCCGCGGGTGTATGAGGTGCTCTACGGCGAACAATTTCCGCCAGGAGTCCAAACCGCCGAGAATCTGCAGCAGCACGGAGTAATCGACGGCGTCGTCGCGCTGGACGGGCTGCGGCGAACGCTCGATCGCGCGCTCACGGTGCTCACCGACGCTCCTGGACCGTTGCCGGCATCGCACCCGCCCATACCTCCACCGGTACCCGATGTGCCTGCCTGGGAGTCGGTCGTCGCGTCGCGTCGTCCGGATCGCCCCGGCGTCGAGCATCTCTTACGGCACGGCGCGACTGACCTGGTGCTGTTGTCCGGCAATG
It includes:
- a CDS encoding acetyl-coenzyme A carboxylase carboxyl transferase subunits beta/alpha; translated protein: MRHITTDQLRDAVLDAGSFLSWDTQPVAVPTSESYAQELAAARTATGRDESVLTGEGLVFGRRVAVVVCDFAFLGGSIGVAAAERITAAVQRATSERLPLLASPSSGGTRMQEGTVAFLQMVKITAAVRLHRQAHLPYLVYLRNPTTGGVFASWGSLGHVTIAEPHALVGFLGPRVYEVLYGEQFPPGVQTAENLQQHGVIDGVVALDGLRRTLDRALTVLTDAPGPLPASHPPIPPPVPDVPAWESVVASRRPDRPGVEHLLRHGATDLVLLSGNGGAGGLPGAATTLLALARFAGQPVVVLGQQRATGGGSSIVGPALLREARRGMALAAELRLPLVLVIDTSGPALSADAEQGGLAGQIAQCLAELVTLDTPTVSVLLGQGSGGPALAMVPADRVLAALHGWLAPLPPEGASAIVFRDTTHAAELAAAQGIRSADLLGSGIVDVIVPERPDAADEPVQFSQRLASAIAAEVHALRAMPDADRTAARLQRYRGIGLPRDT